The following are from one region of the Papaver somniferum cultivar HN1 unplaced genomic scaffold, ASM357369v1 unplaced-scaffold_132, whole genome shotgun sequence genome:
- the LOC113333237 gene encoding uncharacterized protein LOC113333237 — translation MDVFTDVQKKWEKASESGKQVTEASLKEIIYPHTITKSEPTVNETPKGRPTTKKKEATRLPSLHERIAMLYPPVKVAPKVREKEVHQHHYFLNHHYLKDMPDHFLPFILSTEDVAKDGNCGFHVVVEALGLKGSLEVGELDPISYVRDKMVTNLLKNQNMYKKMMTDEEFVELVNCIRPISKDEYLVLPGGKHIVPSDRWILMPKCGFVIAETFSCAVYYINRDMSYTFVPTLVKMRKGIKNRKVVMGFVEGNHFIGLRLKENCPLPPKTDNLWFLKHVKSDIPPSGTVKLRIE, via the coding sequence ATGGATGTTTTCACGGATGTCCAAAAGAAGTGGGAGAAGGCTTCCGAGAGTGGGAAACaagtgaccgaagcaagtttaaAAGAAATCATTTACCCGCATACTATTACAAAATCTGAGCCAACAGTGAATGAGACACCCAAAGGTCGGCCAACAACCAAAAAGAAAGAGGCAACTAGGCTTCCTTCGTTACATGAAAGGATTGCGATGTTATATCCTCCTGTAAAGGTGGCGCCAAAGGTACGGGAAAAAGAAGTTCACCAACATCATTACTTTCTGAACCATCATTACTTAAAGGACATGCCAGATCattttcttccttttattttATCGACGGAGGatgttgcaaaagatggaaattgtggaTTCCATGTCGTGGTTGAGGCGTTGGGTTTAAAGGGTAGCCTTGAGGTAGGAGAACTTGATCCCATCAGTTATGTAAGAGACAAGATGGTTACCAATctcttgaaaaatcaaaatatgtATAAGAAAATGATGACGGATGAAGAATTTGTGGAATTGGTTAACTGTATACGACCTATTTCCAAAGATGAATATTTAGTGCTTCCTGGCGGTAAACATATTGTCCCCTCTGATCGATGGATACTTATGCCAAAATGTGGATTTGTGATAGCGGAGACATTTTCTTGTGCAGTGTACTACATCAATCGTGACATGAGTTACACATTTGTACCAACTCTCGTTAAAATGCGCAAGGGTATCAAGAATCGAAAGGTTGTCATGGGATTCGTTGAAGGAAACCATTTTATCGGTCTTCGTTTGAAGGAGAACTGTCCGCTGCCTCCCAAAACTGATAACCTAtggtttttgaaacatgttaAGAGTGATATTCCACCGAGTGGTACGGTCAAGTTGAGGATAGAATGA
- the LOC113333239 gene encoding uncharacterized protein LOC113333239 — protein MEEDEMLVDYITFDDLSNGKEDCAVPSNEQDEDMGLLYPEDYSCYFIPDEDEKFHSKEDVKAVSYCNKQWLDKHKEKFVAAWTCQVKHCNNQATRTVESSHKRLKGELLTTKGNLVTVWKAIHSMFEGDRTRIERDFQESLIRSRTHYPNYPFLKKIVYNVSWYVINQMLEDMKFGLTLAGRMVVVYAR, from the exons ATGGAAGAGGATGAAATGCTAGTGGATTATATAACATTTGATGATTTAAGTAATGGGAAAGAGGATTGTGCGGTTCCTTCGAATGAACAAGATGAAGATATGGGACTG CTGTATCCTGAGGATTACTCTTGTTACTTTATTCCCGATGAAGATGAG AAATTTCACTCTAAAGAAGATGTTAAAGCGGTATCGTATTGTAACAAACAGTGGTTGGATAAACACAAAGAAAAGTTTGTGGCTGCTTGGACTTGTCAAGTGAAACACTGCAACAATCAAGCTACTAGGACAGTGGAGAGTTCTCATAAAAGACTGAAGGGTGAACTCCTAACCACAAAAGGAAACCTTGTTACCGTTTGGAAAGCGATACATTCAATGTTCGAGGGCGATAGAACAAGAATCGAAAGGGATTTCCAGGAGAGTTTAATTCGTAGCAGGACTCATTATCCTAATTACCCATTCTTAAAGAAAATTGTCTACAACGTCTCATGGTATGTTATTAACCAAATGTTAGAGGATATGAAATTTGGACTAACATTGGCTGGGAGGATGGTAGTTGTATATGCAAGGTGA
- the LOC113332732 gene encoding PHD finger protein At1g33420-like — MVVNGRPIKRMKRRVTADLKDFLTFPSASDKFSGEFDGPFRSNILSFLKNYAQISPPVCLFPHLLVWQITFRIGNLKEDPDSTPAVVTLDVVEEDVPKSRSVYCDNCKVVGWSGHPVCAKRYHFIIRSGLYGSTDGCSKPCASCGDILQLPDSRCKSCNYVMTKDELEDWVYLQLGTTTHLLHGVVHSNGFGHLLRVNGKEGGSKLLSGCDIMNFWDRLCTTLRVRKISVMDVSRKYGLEYRLLHAITNGNPWYGGWGYEFGAGSFALTADTYKKSVENLSKIPLSLFYSESRKPRTRLHSVISFYQSLSETQLLTLSDLFCFLMRLIRNADQQSPADTDKKPRNSSSWTKEDSEHVEQAMIKVLRAVGRDRWVSWRSLKGALYRIASSELLDYCLKDLGGKLVQEGMVYSRCNPDTDALEYRFNTSQDISEDMRSEIAKSPTKDHLLRDLKFLYASLLDPKTMVCDRPIRTSEIAKSSAAKLLDCKQFVKDYKPEKIDVVNPFTVRVLCEVELIDHPKDYAAPPPELILLASNATLADIKTEAAKAFQLVYLMFQRFKVEEVISPVTDQFKNESSSLIRVQGRCRGNLVHLFGTERGLDEWTVSCVCGATDDDGERMLACDGCEVWQHTRCAGINDSDAVPDQFVCGRCANLLNSSLPTSGIYSCKDEIVSDDKSSRRDGKNLTAGVR; from the exons atggtTGTTAATGGAAGACCTATCAAAAGGATGAAGAGAAGAGTTACTGCAGATCTAAAAGATTTCTTGACTTTTCCGTCTGCTTCCGATAAGTTTTCCGGTGAGTTCGACGGTCCATTCCGATCTAATATCCTTTCGTTTTTAAAAAACTATGCTCAAATTTCTCCACCAGTTTGTCTATTCCCACACTTGCTGGTTTGGCAGATTACCTTTCGAATCGGTAACTTAAAAGAAGATCCAGATTCAACACCTGCTGTTGTAACCTtagatgttgttgaagaagatgttcCTAAATCCAGATCTGTCTATTGCGATAACTGCAAAGTTGTTG GTTGGAGTGGACATCCAGTATGTGCCAAGCGTTACCATTTCATAATTAGGTCAGGACTATACGGTTCAACCGATGGGTGCAGTAAACCATGTGCCAGCTGTGGTGATATACTGCAACTTCCTGATTCTAGGTGCAAGTCATGTAATTATGTGATGACTAAAGATGAACTGGAAGACTGGGTTTATCTGCAGTTGGGAACAACAACGCATCTGTTGCATGGTGTTGTGCATTCAAATGGTTTTGGTCACCTTCTTAGAGTCAATGGTAAAGAAGGAGGATCAAAGCTACTCTCTGGATGTGATATCATGAATTTCTGGGACCGATTATGTACCACACTCAGAGTCAG GAAGATCAGTGTAATGGATGTCTCAAGAAAGTACGGTTTGGAGTATCGTCTGCTTCATGCTATTACCAATGGGAATCCTTGGTATGGTGGATGGGGTTATGAGTTTGGTGCTGGAAGCTTTGCACTCACAGCTGATACTTATAAAAAATCAGTAGAGAACCTGTCCAAGATACCCCTTTCCCTATTTTACTCCGAATCGCGCAAGCCTAGAACCCGATTGCATAGTGTCATATCTTTCTATCAATCATTGTCAGAGACTCAACTGTTAACTCTGAGCGACTTGTTTTGCTTTTTGATGAGGCTGATCCGAAATGCTGACCAGCAGTCACCAGCTGATACTGATAAGAAGCCCAGGAATTCTTCCTCATGGACCAAAGAGGATAGTGAGCATGTCGAACAGGCCATGATCAAGGTTCTTCGAGCTGTTGGTAGGGACCGATGGGTTTCCTGGCGCTCTCTTAAAGGTGCTTTGTACAGAATAGCATCATCAGAGCTTCTTGATTACTGCCTAAAGGATTTGGGAGGAAAATTGGTTCAAGAAGGCATGGTTTATTCTCGTTGCAACCCTGATACTGATGCTTTGGAATATAG GTTCAACACAAGTCAGGACATTTCTGAGGACATGAGAAGTGAAATTGCAAAAAGCCCAACAAAAGACCATCTCTTACGTGACTTGAAATTTCTTTACGCCTCCCTGTTAGACCCCAAAACAATGGTATGTGACAGACCCATAAGAACAAGTGAAATTGCAAAAAGCTCAGCAGCGAAGCTCCTCGATTGCAAACAGTTTGTGAAAGATTACAAACCTGAGAAGATCGACGTGGTGAACCCTTTTACTGTCCGTGTTTTATGTGAGGTGGAGCTTATTGACCACCCCAAAGACTACGCAGCTCCACCACCTGAATTGATCCTTTTGGCCTCGAATGCAACATTAGCAGATATCAAGACCGAGGCAGCAAAAGCTTTCCAGTTAGTGTATCTTATGTTTCAAAGGTTCAAAGTTGAGGAAGTTATTAGCCCAGTTACTGATCAATTTAAAAATGAGTCAAGTTCCCTGATACGAGTACAAGGGAGGTGCCGTGGAAACCTTGTCCATCTCTTTGGAACGGAGAGAGGACTTGATGAATGGACTGTGAGTTGTGTGTGTGGAGCCACTGATGATGATGGTGAGAGAATGCTTGCATGTGATGGGTGTGAAGTATGGCAGCATACAAGATGTGCTGGTATCAATGACTCTGATGCAGTCCCAGATCAATTTGTCTGTGGTAGATGCGCTAACCTTCTAAACTCTTCTCTTCCCACAAGTGGCATTTACAGCTGCAAGGATGAAATTGTCTCCGATGATAAGTCCAGCAGGAGAGATGGAAAAAACCTAACAGCTGGTGTTCGATGA